In a single window of the Bactrocera dorsalis isolate Fly_Bdor chromosome 2, ASM2337382v1, whole genome shotgun sequence genome:
- the LOC125776855 gene encoding membrane metallo-endopeptidase-like 1, with amino-acid sequence MKVKTFGHSFLPIHLLLLGTLATSTAKPTNTASEVIVVNSTAAHDISQHPNAELILSADNETAAATKASAVNAADNGLNEIESEYRVEYAKKMLTYMNQSVEPCDDFYEYACGNWKNVMVEHQSQHKRSNLIDIFYSLGEAIQQLLLDEKQPRDDFPYKSELNLTKRIYKDCLAADLYPLKKSEVYLDVIKSIGGFPAVDPTWKPDNFSWFNMSAHLTNYGGIGLIKEEVLPQYPFPPYFKLPDLGFEYIVHSDNIHSNSSKELNEKRMRNYLRLYGVDDEQKIDQIIADIVNVWSAILNITNKFDEDLAKCEVLSAVVMGEDTFPLWDSYLEIAWNGTQFDLEDDDTWPCNYFYNQLDKVCNANKEAIANYFALKFIYRMDARLQDKKFQTEHCNMMIQFVLPHLLDEIYMEEYFDNEIRGEISDIVKEVRKSLREILEQAEWLDEKTREQALLKEAAIKPHIGSFENKNVTNRLIRQINEFNYVEGNYELNLVNLFKFRTMQRRFNGLHHKEYDNYTMKPLELLKGIQVNSFYYNVDNSIYVMAGILHPPAYHKAWPAALKFGTIGYLVGHEFTHGFDSVGAHYNSVGEENYWWTAKAGKVFNEREECFVNQYNAYEIAEIKRFVDGNQTKDENIADSGGLREALSAYHRHVKELNLSPKDEQMPGLDLTPEQLYFMGFAQLWCASYKERHYWEELKNEHTVDKFRVLGAVTNIEDFSKAYNCPVGSKMNPTKKKCRVW; translated from the exons ATGAAAGTGAAAACATTCGGGCATTCATTTTTGCCCATCCATTTGCTGCTGTTAGGTACGCTCGCAACAAGCACTGCAAAGCCCACAAACACAGCCAGCGAAGTCATAGTCGTCAACAGCACGGCAGCGCACGACATTTCACAGCATCCAAACGCAGAACTCATTCTAAGTGCAGATAATGAGACAGCAGCGGCGACAAAAGCGTCTGCAGTGAATGCAGCGGATAATGGACTGAACGAAATCGAAAGCGAATATCGTGTCGAATATGCGAAGAAAATGCTCACGTATATGAATCAAAGCGTTGAACCGTGCGATGATTTTTACGAGTATGCTTGCGGCAATTGGAAGAATGTGATGGTCGAACATCAGTCGCAGCATAAACGCAGCAATTTGATTGATATTTTCTATAGTTTAGGCGAGGCCATACAACAATTACTCTTAGATGAGAAACAACCAAGAgacgatttcccatataaatcgGAATTGAATTTGACAAAGCGTATTTATAAAGATTGCCTCGCGGCTGATCTATATCCGTTGAAAAAGTCTGAAGTATACTTGGACGTTATCAAGTCGATTGGTGGTTTTCCCGCTGTCGATCCGACATGGAAACCGGATAACTTCAGCTGGTTCAATATGAGCGCACACCTGACCAATTATGGCGGTATAGGTTTGATTAAAGAGGAAGTATTGCCACAATACCCATTCCCGCCGTATTTCAAACTACCCGATTTGGGCTTTGAATATATCGTCCACTCCGACAATATACACTCAAATAGTTCAAAGGAGTTAAATGAGAAGCGTATGCGTAATTATCTGCGCTTGTATGGTGTTGACGATGAGCAGAAAATCGATCAGATCATAGCCGATATCGTGAACGTTTGGTCGGCAATACTCAATATTACCAATAAGTTTGATGAGGATCTAGCGAAATGTGAAGTGCTCTCAGCAGTAGTTATGGGCGAAGACACATTTCCGCTATGGGACAGTTATTTGGAAATAGCTTGGAATGGCACGCAATTCGACTTGGAGGATGACGATACTTGGCCATGTAATTACTTTTACAACCAGTTGGATAAAGTATGCAATGCAAATAAAGAGGCGATAGCTAATTactttgctttgaaatttatcTACCGAATGGATGCACGTTTGCAAGATAAGAAATTTCAAACGGAGCATTGTAACATGATGATTCAGTTTGTATTGCCGCATCTGCTGGACGAAATCTATATGGAG GAATATTTTGACAATGAAATCCGTGGCGAAATCAGCGACATCGTCAAAGAGGTACGCAAGAGTTTGCGTGAAATATTAGAGCAAGCCGAGTGGTTAGATGAGAAAACGCGAGAACAAGCGCTGCTTAAGGAGGCAGCTATCAAGCCACATATTGGAAGTTTTGAGAATAAGAATGTAACAAATCGTTTGATAAGACAAATCAACGAGTTCAACTATGTGGAAGGCAATTATGAACTCAATTTGGTCAACTTATTTAAATTCAGAACAATGCAGCGACGTTTCAACGGACTACACCACAAAGAATATGACAACTACACAATGAAACCGTTAGAGCTATTGAAGGGTATTCAAGTGAACTCCTTTTATTACAATGTCGATAATTCAATTTATGTAATGGCTGGCATTTTACATCCACCCGCCTATCATAAAGCGTGGCCAGCAGCACTGAAATTCGGCACCATTGGCTATTTGGTGGGGCACGAATTCACACACGGCTTCGACTCGGTTGGGGCGCATTACAATAGTGTTGGCGAAGAGAACTACTGGTGGACGGCGAAGGCTGGCAAGGTGTTCAATGAGCGCGAAGAGTGCTTTGTTAATCAATACAATGCTTATGAg ATAGCTGAAATCAAACGTTTTGTGGATGGTAATCAGACCAAGGACGAAAATATTGCCGATAGTGGTGGGTTGCGAGAGGCATTATCTGCATATCACAGGCATGTGAAGGAATTGAATTTATCGCCAAAAGATGAACAGATGCCCGGACTGGATCTAACGCCCGAGCAGCTGTACTTTATGGGTTTCGCACAACTCTGGTGTGCCTCCTACAAGGAGCGCCACTATTGGGAGGAGCTTAAGAATGAGCATACAGTGGACAAATTTCGTGTTTTAGGCGCCGTAACGAATATTGAAGATTTTAGCAAAGCTTACAACTGTCCTGTTGGTAGCAAAATGAATCCAACTAAGAAGAAATGTCGCGTGTGGTAA